In Spirochaeta thermophila DSM 6578, the DNA window CTCGTCGAAGATGAGGAGGGCCCCCCACCGTCGGGTCTCCTCCCTCAATGTCTCGAGGAACCCCGGACGAGGAGGGACCACCCCCATGTTCCCCGCCACCGGTTCCACGATCACGGCGGCGATCTCCTCGCCCTGTTCCGCGAAGAGACGCCTCACCATCCCCTCATCGTTGTAGGGGAGCACCACCGTAGTCCCGGCGATCTCCGAAGGGACCCCCTGCGAGGAGGGAAGTCCCAAGGTCGCCCCTCCTGAACCCATCTTCACCAGAAACCCATCAGCATGGCCGTGATAGCATCCCTCGAACTTCACGCACAGGGTCCTTCCAGTTACAGCCCTCGCGAGCCGCACGGCGGTCATGCAGGCCTCGGTCCCCGAGTTCACGAGCCGCACCCTATCTATCCAGGGGAATGCTGCTGCGATCCTCTCCGCAAGCTCCTCCTCTCCAGGATGAGAAAGGCCGAAACAGATACCCCGGGATGCTGCGTTCTCCACCGCCTCCACCACCGCAGGGTGGGCGTGCCCCAGGATGAGGGCACCCCATCCTCCGATGAAGTCGAGATAGCGGCGGCCCTCTTCATCGTAGACAAAGGGCCCTTCCGCCCGCGCCACCACGAGCGGTTCCTCATCCACAGCTCTGAAGGCACGTACGGGTGAGTTCACCCCACCTACCAGATAGGATTGAACCTGGTCTCTACGCATGGTCTCCTCCCCATGAGGCGATACGGCGTGTGTCGTAGGTGATGAGAAGATCGGCCCCTGCACGGAAGATCGCGGTCACCGCCTCCCTGAAGGCCCCGGGAGCACTCCCCTCCTCCTCTGCCCGCACGAGCATGGCGTACTCCCCTGAGACGAGGTAGGCCGCAAGCCTCACGCGGGGAAAGGCCGCCCGCACCCTCTGTATGACGTCCAGATAGAAGAGGGCCGGCTTCACCATGACCGCAT includes these proteins:
- a CDS encoding aspartate aminotransferase family protein, with the translated sequence MRRDQVQSYLVGGVNSPVRAFRAVDEEPLVVARAEGPFVYDEEGRRYLDFIGGWGALILGHAHPAVVEAVENAASRGICFGLSHPGEEELAERIAAAFPWIDRVRLVNSGTEACMTAVRLARAVTGRTLCVKFEGCYHGHADGFLVKMGSGGATLGLPSSQGVPSEIAGTTVVLPYNDEGMVRRLFAEQGEEIAAVIVEPVAGNMGVVPPRPGFLETLREETRRWGALLIFDEVMTGFRVSRDGAAGRFGVWPDLLCLGKIIGGGLPIGAVAGPAEIMDLLSPAGPVYQAGTFAGGPVVCAAGNVTLRVCDEEDVWALLERLGRVLDRHLSSLEGVSYVRCGGMWSLFFLEGGAPLDFQEVQRQDSAAFARFHAVLRSRGILAPPSAYEAWFLNTAMDEALLEEAARTIREEVEEARRG